A genomic window from Silene latifolia isolate original U9 population chromosome Y, ASM4854445v1, whole genome shotgun sequence includes:
- the LOC141626749 gene encoding uncharacterized protein LOC141626749: MAEKTLKQLATPDVTTTPLSIVFPTLQKPLKLNSSFLNLLPKFYGRWNELPNMHLVAFDLACSSMESEGVKPEDIKLRSFSFSLEESAKEWLFYLPPGSITSWDKLKIAFLEKFQPASRVASVRKEISGIQQGRDESLCKYWERFNRLCASCPQHQFSEQLLLFYFYEGLLTKDRGYTDAASGGSLVEKTPTEARNLINNMALNTQQFSIRRDVGEASGVNNVDITSIKNQMQENAHQIATLTTLVSKFVFDQSKPTVCSMNSDIVYADTAGQPFVIANPEQDNALGGFNNQQRKYDPLSNTYNEGWKDHPNLRYGSGPRQQQNFQNNFRQQAPQPPSLEEMMKQLTSTVSQVNNQCVSYQQKTDAHLQQIDTQMGQICTTLSNIQTTLGVNYLLNQFLILRKVLKL; this comes from the coding sequence ATGGCTGAGAAGACATTGAAGCAGCTGGCCACGCCTGATGTGACCACAACTCCACTGAGTATCGTATTTCCTACTCTTCAAAAGCCTTTAAAGTTAAATTCCAGTTTTCTTAATTTACTCCCTAAGTTTTATGGTCGGTGGAATGAGTTACCTAACATGCATTTAGTTGCATTTGACCTGGCATGTTCATCTATGGAAAGTGAGGGGGTAAAACCTGAGGATATTAAATTACGTTCTTTTTCATTCTCATTAGAGGAGTCTGCTAAAGAATGGTTGTTTTACTTGCCACCTGGTTCAATCACTAGCTGGGATAAACTTAAAATTGCTTTTCTAGAAAAATTTCAACCAGCTAGTAGAGTCGCGTCAGTAAGAAAAGAGATAAGTGGTATACAACAGGGTCGGGATGAGTCCTTATGCAAATATTGGGAACGATTTAATCGTTTATGTGCGTCTTGTCCCCAACACCAATTCAGTGAACAGCTCCTCTTGTTTTATTTCTATGAAGGTCTTTTAACTAAAGATCGCGGTTACACTGATGCTGCTAGTGGTGGGTCTTTAGTTGAAAAAACACCCACAGAAGCTAGAAATTTGATAAATAATATGGCATTAAACACCCAACAGTTTAGTATTAGGAGAGATGTAGGAGAAGCTAGTGGGGTAAATAATGTTGACATTACATCTATTAAGAATCAAATGCAAGAAAATGCCCATCAAATTGCTACTCTTACTACATTAGTTTCGAAATTTGTATTTGATCAGTCTAAACCAACTGTTTGTTCTATGAATTCTGATATTGTGTACGCTGACACTGCTGGTCAGCCGTTTGTTATTGCTAATCCTGAACAGGATAATGCTCTGGGTGGGTTTAATAATCAACAAAGAAAATATGACCCTCTCTCAAACACTTATAATGAGGGTTGGAAGGATCACCCCAATTTAAGATATGGATCTGGACCTAGACAACAACAAAACTTTCAGAATAATTTTAGGCAACAGGCACCCCAACCACCGTCACTAGAAGAGATGATGAAACAGTTAACCTCTACTGTGAGTCAAGTTAATAATCAGTGTGTGTCCTACCAACAGAAAACTGATGCTCACCTACAGCAAATAGACACACAAATGGGTCAAATCTGCACTACTCTGAGTAATATCCAAACCACCTTGGGGGTAAACTACCTGCTCAACCAATTCCTAATCCTAAGGAAAGTGCTCAAGTTGTAA